From the genome of Geobacter sp. SVR, one region includes:
- the ahcY gene encoding adenosylhomocysteinase: MSQDYIVADLSLADWGRKEIRIAETEMPGLMAIREEYAAAQPLKGARITGSLHMTIQTAVLIETLTALGAQVRWASCNIFSTQDHAAAAIAASGVPVFAVKGETLEQYWDYTHRIFEWNDGGYSNMILDDGGDATLLLHLGAKAEKDLSVLANPGSEEETVLFAAIKAKLGVDPTWYSTRLAQVKGVTEETTTGVHRLYQMHERGDLKFPAINVNDSVTKSKFDNLYGCRESLVDGIKRATDVMIAGKIAVICGYGDVGKGSAQAMRALSAQVWVTEIDPICALQAAMEGFRVVTMDYAADKADIFVTCTGNYHVITHDHMAKMKDQAIVCNIGHFDNEIEVAALEKYQWEEIKPQVDHIIFPDNKRIILLAKGRLVNLGCATGHPSYVMSSSFANQTIAQIELFARNADYPVGVYVLPKHLDEKVARLQLKKLNAQLSELTDQQAAYIGVPKEGPYKAGHYRY, encoded by the coding sequence ATGTCACAGGATTACATCGTAGCAGACCTGTCCCTGGCCGATTGGGGACGCAAGGAGATCAGGATCGCCGAGACCGAGATGCCGGGACTGATGGCCATCCGCGAGGAGTACGCCGCAGCGCAGCCGCTCAAGGGAGCCCGCATTACCGGCTCGCTGCACATGACCATCCAGACCGCCGTGCTGATCGAAACCCTGACTGCCCTGGGGGCGCAGGTGCGCTGGGCCTCCTGCAACATCTTCTCCACCCAGGATCACGCAGCCGCAGCCATCGCCGCCTCGGGCGTGCCGGTTTTTGCCGTCAAGGGGGAGACCCTGGAGCAGTACTGGGATTACACCCACCGTATCTTCGAATGGAATGACGGCGGCTATTCCAACATGATCCTGGACGACGGCGGCGATGCCACCCTGTTGTTGCATCTGGGCGCCAAGGCTGAAAAGGATCTCTCCGTACTGGCCAATCCCGGCTCCGAGGAAGAAACCGTCCTGTTTGCCGCCATCAAGGCCAAGCTAGGCGTTGATCCGACCTGGTATTCCACCCGTCTGGCCCAGGTCAAGGGTGTGACCGAGGAGACTACTACGGGCGTGCATCGCCTGTACCAGATGCACGAGAGGGGCGACCTGAAATTCCCGGCCATCAATGTCAACGACTCGGTCACCAAGTCCAAGTTCGACAACCTCTACGGCTGCCGCGAGTCGCTGGTAGACGGCATCAAGCGCGCCACCGACGTGATGATTGCCGGCAAGATCGCCGTGATCTGCGGGTACGGCGATGTGGGCAAGGGCTCGGCCCAGGCCATGCGCGCCCTTTCGGCCCAGGTGTGGGTGACCGAGATCGATCCGATCTGCGCGCTGCAGGCCGCCATGGAAGGTTTCCGCGTGGTGACCATGGATTATGCCGCGGACAAGGCCGATATCTTCGTGACTTGCACCGGCAATTACCACGTCATCACTCACGACCATATGGCAAAGATGAAGGACCAGGCCATTGTCTGCAACATCGGCCACTTCGACAACGAGATCGAGGTCGCAGCCCTGGAGAAATACCAGTGGGAAGAGATCAAGCCCCAGGTGGATCACATCATCTTCCCCGACAATAAGCGCATCATCCTGCTGGCCAAAGGGCGCCTGGTGAACCTGGGCTGTGCCACCGGGCATCCCAGCTACGTCATGTCCTCCTCTTTCGCCAACCAGACCATCGCCCAGATCGAGCTGTTCGCCCGCAATGCCGACTATCCCGTCGGCGTGTACGTGCTGCCCAAACACCTGGACGAAAAGGTGGCCCGTTTGCAGCTCAAGAAGCTGAACGCCCAGCTGAGCGAACTGACCGACCAGCAGGCCGCCTATATTGGCGTGCCCAAGGAAGGGCCGTACAAAGCCGGGCATTATCGCTACTGA
- a CDS encoding helix-turn-helix domain-containing protein: MTAGIGSALKRLRMERKLTQKQLAAKVSGGLDYTYIGKIEREEQLPSLNMLVKLSSALAVPLASFFREEDQNIAALLRPGKVLDLGASREMSVLLKELKQLDRRDIPLLVEIVRALNKHGKSRKKDDYSPAVQEYALVAEEGSGYPNNE; this comes from the coding sequence TTGACGGCAGGGATCGGAAGTGCGCTCAAGCGGCTGAGAATGGAGAGAAAGCTCACCCAGAAGCAATTGGCCGCCAAGGTGAGCGGAGGGCTGGATTATACCTATATTGGCAAGATCGAGCGCGAGGAGCAGCTTCCCTCCCTGAACATGCTCGTGAAGCTTTCCAGCGCCTTGGCCGTCCCTCTGGCCTCTTTTTTTCGCGAAGAAGACCAGAACATTGCAGCCCTTCTCCGGCCGGGCAAGGTGCTTGATCTCGGTGCCTCCCGGGAGATGTCCGTACTCCTCAAGGAACTGAAACAACTGGACCGCCGCGATATCCCGTTGCTCGTCGAGATAGTCCGGGCACTCAACAAGCACGGGAAGAGCCGGAAAAAGGACGATTACTCCCCAGCCGTACAGGAATATGCCTTGGTCGCAGAGGAAGGTTCCGGCTACCCGAACAACGAATGA
- a CDS encoding metalloregulator ArsR/SmtB family transcription factor, which yields MLDIFKALADPCRLRLTAVLLAGEFTVQELTRIMGMGQSRISRHLKILTEAGVLSVKRQGTWSYYRLGTENRFFSAIRHAFEQEVQALPERPRDLAAVAQVLEERCSRSQQFFDRHARQWDELARALLPVPEYQNRLLEQVPRGGTVLEIGIGTGALLVELAQRADSVVGVDHAPAMLEEARRRLAERDVSGVELRLGEMTHLPLPDAAVGCVVANMVLHHAADPQAVLAEIRRVLSPGGTLLLADLARHEREAAREQLADQWLGFEEGELESWLSAAGFSAMHCERIEGANGQEAVLLVDGTK from the coding sequence ATGCTCGATATCTTCAAAGCCCTGGCCGATCCCTGCCGCCTGCGCCTGACCGCGGTGCTGTTGGCCGGTGAATTCACCGTGCAGGAGCTGACCCGTATCATGGGCATGGGGCAGTCGCGCATTTCGCGGCACCTCAAGATCCTGACCGAGGCGGGCGTGCTGAGCGTCAAGCGCCAGGGGACCTGGAGCTACTACCGCCTTGGCACGGAAAACCGCTTTTTCAGCGCCATCCGCCACGCCTTCGAACAGGAGGTGCAGGCCCTGCCCGAACGCCCCAGGGATCTGGCCGCTGTGGCTCAGGTATTGGAGGAACGGTGCAGCCGCAGTCAGCAGTTCTTCGACCGTCATGCGCGCCAGTGGGACGAGTTGGCCCGGGCGCTGCTGCCGGTGCCGGAGTATCAAAACCGTCTCCTGGAGCAGGTGCCTCGGGGTGGGACAGTCCTGGAGATCGGTATCGGCACCGGTGCTCTGCTGGTGGAGCTGGCGCAGCGGGCGGACTCGGTGGTCGGCGTGGATCACGCTCCGGCCATGCTGGAGGAGGCGCGCCGCCGGCTGGCCGAGCGTGACGTGAGCGGAGTCGAGCTGCGGCTGGGGGAGATGACCCATCTACCGCTGCCGGATGCCGCAGTGGGATGCGTGGTGGCCAACATGGTGCTGCACCATGCCGCGGATCCGCAGGCCGTACTGGCCGAGATCCGGCGGGTGCTGTCTCCCGGCGGAACCCTGCTGCTGGCCGACCTGGCCCGCCACGAACGCGAGGCGGCCCGCGAGCAACTGGCCGATCAGTGGCTGGGGTTTGAGGAGGGGGAACTGGAGTCGTGGCTGTCGGCAGCGGGATTTTCCGCGATGCACTGTGAGCGAATCGAAGGGGCGAACGGGCAGGAAGCGGTGCTGCTGGTAGATGGGACGAAGTGA
- a CDS encoding deoxyribonuclease IV: MSDYIGAHMSIAGGIHLAVDRALEAGCGALQVFTRNTNQWKGKPVSEADAALFRQKYAASGLNDVVSHDIYLINLAAPPGELRDKSLAAFRDELETCARLGIAKVVMHPGSHLSDTREAGLERVVAAFDQLFGEVPRFEGQVLLENTAGQGSNLGNCFEELQAIISGSRFSDRFAVCLDTCHTYAAGYDITTEQGYGDTMAQFDRIIGLERLACFHFNDSKKGLGSRVDRHEHIGRGELGLEPFRFILNDARFARIPKILETPKGDDNEMDRINLEVLRGLIKG, translated from the coding sequence ATGAGCGACTATATCGGTGCCCACATGTCGATTGCGGGTGGTATCCATCTGGCTGTGGACCGGGCCCTGGAAGCCGGTTGTGGAGCGCTGCAGGTTTTCACCCGCAACACCAACCAGTGGAAAGGCAAACCGGTCAGCGAAGCCGATGCGGCCCTGTTCCGGCAGAAATACGCGGCATCCGGGCTGAACGACGTTGTTTCACACGATATCTACTTGATCAACCTAGCAGCTCCGCCGGGGGAACTGCGTGACAAGAGCCTGGCAGCCTTCCGCGACGAGCTGGAAACCTGCGCCCGGCTCGGTATAGCCAAAGTGGTGATGCATCCCGGTTCGCACCTGAGCGATACGCGCGAAGCGGGCCTGGAGCGGGTCGTCGCCGCTTTTGACCAGTTGTTCGGTGAGGTGCCCCGATTCGAGGGGCAGGTTCTGCTGGAAAATACCGCCGGCCAGGGTTCCAACCTGGGCAACTGCTTTGAGGAGCTGCAGGCCATCATCAGCGGTTCGCGTTTTTCCGACCGGTTCGCGGTCTGCCTCGATACCTGCCACACCTATGCGGCCGGGTACGATATCACCACCGAGCAGGGCTATGGCGATACCATGGCCCAGTTCGACCGGATCATCGGGCTGGAGCGGCTGGCCTGCTTTCATTTCAACGATTCAAAGAAAGGGCTGGGCTCGCGGGTCGACCGGCACGAGCATATCGGACGGGGGGAACTGGGGCTGGAACCGTTCCGTTTTATCCTGAACGATGCGCGCTTCGCCAGGATTCCCAAGATCCTGGAAACCCCCAAGGGTGACGATAATGAAATGGACAGGATCAATCTGGAGGTGTTGCGGGGATTGATAAAAGGGTGA
- the glp gene encoding gephyrin-like molybdotransferase Glp, which yields MVSFEQARSTILASVQPLGSERVSLPEAAGRVLAEDLAAPWNMPAWDNSAMDGYAVRAADCGTIPVRLTVTGFLPAGARGDDLRVEPGCAVRIMTGAPLPAGCDAVVPVEDTEGGQQETTLREPVQKGQHIRLRGEDVTVGTIFLRSGAIIRPPEINMLASFGMALVPVFRRPTVAILSTGDELVELGRTPGTGEVLNSNTLSLAASVREAGGIPLILGIARDNRDNHIEKLKQGLKADVLITSAGVSAGDCDLVRDVLAELGADQLFWKIGIKPGGPTAFALHGATPVFSLPGNPVSTMITFEEFVRPALLRMQGHRRVVRPRFKAVLREDQTKKPGKVQIVRVRLERDGERWYASSAGKQQTAILKTMVDAEGLAVLPAEGTRFAAGEEVEVHFYGSHIELVEEQP from the coding sequence ATGGTTTCCTTTGAACAAGCCCGCAGCACGATACTCGCCAGCGTCCAGCCGCTGGGGAGCGAGCGCGTGAGCCTGCCGGAAGCGGCGGGACGCGTGCTGGCCGAAGACCTGGCCGCCCCCTGGAACATGCCGGCCTGGGACAATTCGGCCATGGACGGGTACGCTGTCCGCGCCGCCGATTGCGGTACCATTCCGGTCCGTCTCACGGTGACCGGTTTTTTGCCGGCCGGAGCCAGGGGGGATGACCTGCGGGTGGAGCCGGGCTGCGCCGTCAGGATCATGACCGGAGCACCGCTGCCAGCCGGTTGCGATGCGGTCGTGCCGGTGGAGGATACCGAGGGGGGGCAGCAGGAGACAACGCTGAGGGAGCCGGTACAAAAAGGGCAGCATATCCGTTTACGCGGCGAAGATGTTACTGTCGGGACGATTTTTCTCCGCTCCGGCGCGATCATCCGTCCGCCGGAGATCAACATGCTGGCCAGCTTCGGGATGGCACTGGTGCCCGTATTCCGCCGCCCTACCGTGGCGATCCTTTCCACGGGCGACGAACTGGTCGAACTGGGCCGGACGCCGGGAACGGGGGAAGTGCTCAACAGCAATACGCTTTCGCTGGCCGCGTCGGTGCGGGAGGCGGGAGGCATACCGCTGATCCTCGGCATTGCCCGGGACAATCGCGACAACCATATCGAAAAATTGAAGCAGGGGCTCAAGGCTGACGTGCTGATCACTTCTGCCGGGGTTTCAGCCGGCGACTGCGACCTGGTGCGCGACGTGCTGGCCGAACTGGGAGCTGATCAGCTGTTCTGGAAAATCGGCATCAAACCGGGCGGTCCGACCGCCTTTGCGCTGCATGGTGCTACGCCGGTCTTTTCGTTGCCCGGCAATCCGGTCTCCACCATGATCACCTTCGAGGAATTCGTCCGCCCGGCGCTGCTCCGGATGCAGGGGCACCGCCGGGTAGTGCGGCCACGCTTCAAGGCGGTGCTGCGCGAGGACCAGACCAAGAAGCCGGGAAAAGTACAGATCGTGCGGGTGCGCCTGGAGCGGGACGGGGAACGCTGGTATGCCAGTTCGGCCGGCAAACAGCAGACCGCTATTCTGAAGACGATGGTGGATGCCGAAGGGCTTGCGGTCCTGCCGGCCGAAGGCACCCGTTTTGCCGCAGGCGAGGAGGTGGAGGTTCATTTCTACGGCAGCCACATCGAATTGGTGGAGGAACAGCCATGA
- a CDS encoding DUF2845 domain-containing protein, whose protein sequence is MRALPIVFVAVIFSALPALADNFRCPNGNIVSTGDAISTVAAKCDPPAGTFRREEPVEMDRRGGRAGIVYIEVQEWTYDQGSTLLHTLVFRNGMLSEVRTGGFVK, encoded by the coding sequence ATGAGAGCACTGCCCATCGTCTTCGTTGCTGTAATATTTTCCGCTCTGCCGGCTCTAGCCGATAATTTTCGCTGTCCCAATGGAAATATCGTCTCCACCGGCGATGCCATATCGACTGTTGCTGCCAAATGCGATCCCCCGGCCGGTACGTTCAGACGCGAGGAACCGGTGGAAATGGATAGAAGGGGCGGCAGGGCCGGAATCGTCTACATCGAGGTGCAGGAGTGGACCTACGACCAAGGCTCCACGCTGCTGCACACCCTGGTCTTTCGCAACGGAATGCTGTCCGAGGTTCGCACTGGCGGCTTTGTGAAATAG
- a CDS encoding response regulator encodes MLCSGSFTASDKAGILIVDDNWDHRRLLAVSLAMEGYRATCAANASEALVLLKSTSFCLMLTDYNMPGMNGLKLSEEALKTSPGLVIVMITGGCATHLHQAAEKLGITAVLTKPLDVDELFGIIARNAGS; translated from the coding sequence ATGCTCTGTAGTGGTAGTTTCACCGCTTCCGACAAGGCCGGCATCCTGATCGTGGATGACAACTGGGACCATCGACGCCTGCTGGCAGTTTCTCTTGCCATGGAAGGATACCGGGCGACCTGCGCCGCCAACGCTTCCGAAGCGCTTGTACTGCTGAAATCAACCAGTTTCTGCCTTATGCTGACCGACTACAACATGCCCGGCATGAACGGACTGAAGCTTTCCGAAGAAGCGCTGAAAACATCGCCGGGGCTGGTCATTGTGATGATAACCGGGGGCTGTGCAACCCACCTCCATCAGGCGGCCGAAAAACTCGGGATCACGGCAGTCCTTACCAAGCCGCTGGATGTCGATGAACTCTTCGGCATAATCGCCCGGAACGCCGGCAGCTGA
- a CDS encoding cache domain-containing protein — MYISLKTKMAVAASVLFVLFVVTASYFTLSYFENMFKESISRQQFAHVSTLAKTIDDKLLTALRSLTTVASSASSDVVTDTAAAQRFLDERIGLKAHFDNGIFLFDKRGILIAESPYKAGRRGKDFSFREWVQKTLATGKPFISDPYISTYTPGLPAIAMTAPLFDKQGEIIGMMTGSLALTGKNGLAELSGIRIGKTGYLYITDNHRIMLVHPDKNRIMKPVAAPGVNKIYDRATQGFEGTGETITSYGVPMISSVKRLESTSWILIANYPISEAHAPLVKARYYFSVAASVATLVLLLLTWCIMRRLMSPLVAVTRQLKHLPDLPAEERSVTVGTNDEIGVLATAFNNMIAALNKQQTSLRESEEKFRLLADFTVDWEYWIDPGQSMIYTSPSCWAFSGYHAEEFLTSPGLLCDIVHPDHRRLFEYHLQFVRQPNLGVLELEFRIITRDGEVRWLSHVSRPIFGQDGTYLGRRTSNRDITERRHVEEKLQEKALLLESEVAERQKVQEALAIKQQQLEELNSSLEERIDRAISELRQKDQLLIQQGRSAAMGEMVNNIAHQWRQPLNNVGLIVQNLRVMYEMDQLTQDEMNHGVEMAMDTIKYMSRTIDDFRHFFRKDKLKLSFSIKDMVYRTLDFVSANLKHNHISVELEIRGNVVAFGYPNEYSQVLLNIVNNARDVLTERDVAEPSINIRIFREKGLNIVTIRDNGGGISDDVLPKVFDPYFSTKSLKGTGIGLYMSKVIIEQNMGGTLTVRNNKGGAEFRIELPSA; from the coding sequence ATGTATATCAGCCTCAAGACCAAGATGGCTGTGGCGGCCAGTGTCCTGTTCGTTCTGTTCGTCGTTACTGCATCCTATTTCACCCTTTCGTATTTCGAGAACATGTTCAAGGAGTCCATCTCCCGCCAGCAGTTCGCCCACGTATCTACCCTGGCGAAAACCATCGACGACAAGCTCCTGACGGCACTGCGCTCCTTGACGACCGTCGCCTCCTCTGCTTCATCCGATGTCGTGACCGATACGGCTGCGGCCCAGCGTTTTCTTGACGAACGGATCGGGTTGAAGGCCCATTTCGACAATGGCATCTTCCTGTTCGACAAACGTGGCATCCTGATCGCCGAAAGCCCCTACAAGGCGGGCCGGCGCGGCAAGGACTTTTCCTTTCGGGAATGGGTGCAAAAGACTCTTGCCACCGGCAAGCCCTTCATATCCGATCCTTATATCTCCACCTATACTCCCGGACTTCCCGCAATCGCCATGACAGCACCGCTTTTCGACAAGCAGGGTGAAATAATCGGCATGATGACCGGCAGCCTGGCCCTCACCGGCAAAAACGGATTGGCTGAACTCTCCGGGATAAGGATAGGCAAGACCGGGTATCTGTACATCACCGACAACCATCGCATCATGCTCGTGCATCCCGACAAGAACAGAATCATGAAGCCGGTAGCAGCTCCCGGCGTCAACAAGATCTACGACCGGGCCACCCAAGGCTTCGAAGGCACTGGAGAAACGATTACCTCCTATGGTGTTCCGATGATTTCGTCGGTCAAGCGCCTGGAGAGCACCTCCTGGATACTTATTGCCAATTATCCCATCTCCGAAGCGCACGCCCCCCTGGTCAAGGCACGGTATTATTTCAGTGTGGCAGCCTCTGTGGCCACTCTGGTTCTGTTGCTGCTCACCTGGTGCATCATGCGGCGCCTGATGTCTCCGCTGGTGGCGGTGACACGCCAGTTGAAGCATCTGCCTGACCTGCCTGCCGAAGAACGATCCGTCACGGTCGGGACCAACGATGAAATCGGAGTGCTGGCCACGGCCTTCAACAATATGATCGCGGCGTTGAACAAACAACAGACGAGCCTGAGGGAAAGCGAGGAAAAATTCCGCCTGTTGGCCGATTTTACGGTGGACTGGGAATACTGGATCGATCCCGGGCAGAGCATGATTTACACTTCCCCCTCCTGCTGGGCGTTTTCCGGGTATCATGCCGAAGAATTCCTGACCAGTCCTGGTTTATTGTGCGACATCGTCCACCCCGACCATAGAAGGCTGTTCGAGTACCACCTGCAGTTCGTCAGACAGCCGAACCTCGGCGTGCTGGAACTCGAATTCAGGATCATCACCCGGGACGGAGAGGTGCGGTGGCTGAGCCACGTCAGCCGGCCGATTTTTGGCCAAGACGGCACATACCTGGGCCGTCGCACATCCAACCGGGACATAACCGAACGCAGACACGTGGAGGAAAAACTGCAGGAGAAGGCCCTGTTGCTGGAGTCGGAGGTGGCTGAGCGGCAAAAGGTGCAGGAGGCCCTGGCGATCAAGCAGCAACAGCTCGAGGAACTCAACAGCTCGCTGGAGGAGCGCATCGATCGCGCTATCAGCGAGCTGCGGCAGAAAGATCAGCTGCTCATCCAGCAGGGACGTTCGGCCGCCATGGGTGAGATGGTCAACAATATCGCCCACCAATGGCGCCAGCCTCTCAACAACGTGGGCCTGATCGTTCAGAATCTGCGGGTCATGTACGAGATGGACCAGCTCACCCAGGATGAAATGAATCATGGAGTCGAGATGGCCATGGACACCATCAAGTACATGTCGCGCACCATCGACGACTTCCGCCATTTCTTCCGCAAGGACAAGCTGAAGCTGAGTTTTTCCATCAAGGACATGGTGTACAGGACCCTGGACTTCGTGTCCGCCAACCTCAAGCACAACCATATCTCCGTAGAGCTTGAGATCCGCGGTAACGTGGTTGCCTTCGGCTATCCCAATGAGTATTCACAGGTGCTGCTGAATATCGTCAACAATGCCCGGGATGTCCTTACGGAACGCGACGTGGCAGAGCCCTCCATCAATATCCGGATATTCCGGGAAAAAGGGCTGAATATCGTCACGATCCGGGACAATGGGGGAGGCATCAGTGACGATGTCCTTCCCAAGGTTTTCGATCCCTACTTCAGCACCAAGTCCCTGAAAGGCACCGGGATAGGGCTTTACATGTCCAAGGTGATCATCGAGCAGAACATGGGTGGCACCCTGACCGTGCGCAACAACAAAGGGGGCGCCGAGTTCAGGATAGAACTTCCCTCCGCCTGA
- a CDS encoding GPMC system transcriptional regulator, producing the protein MTTDNYLASLRIKIATYGKENLGELLYALAEGAQLISGNDQVRIYLEDLTRGTLSCVHATGPQASRIGETDFPIISSEAIVSSVFVSQYPVDFRIASGTGNAADNSFAEQFGFCSSYVMPVVSLGKSIGILCIDQNQPAETLEPRAKSDLAELAGLMADRLDQARIYHQQVKLARRLEEFKAREAAGMMVKSAVGLIEKVSLASVLVPEQKEGILAMNVLASYSEDERLKALYDQQGAIDLGKGKSLISQYVNDQGVITDERLLKPLFVADLTQHNLQKRALTESMALRSMYVVPRFAPDSRQIICLLNYYSHELYRFSDFEMGLLQTHAEMVERVISEVGVEHLEIRALSEITDLLNERTESLQPFLSKVLSKATELIGADTGSIALVTERDGVRWLVVEDENGTIIGAKNKEWLKKYIPPFLIGGEELRPEERSLTGYVAHTKLPKTIARVEQELQAGGFHRSMSELLKSEIAVPVICDDEVIAVICLNSLHYDYFSEEHRRILQIIGSLTARHISDLQRIEGLQSEVNRLTTDVAYKDPHVSSYRLGNIIGNSPTSQAVVDFINTVSPPLFNRITFWNRNSLQEATIGLPSILVTGPTGSGKEFFFNNLYNKLNGLYRAQLNPNGELPVKKTNIASYSGDLTYSELFGHKKGAFTGAYSDRRGILEETIGGIVFLDEIGDADPKTQVQLLRFLDNGGFVRLGENVERYSRVLLVAATNRNLPEEIAAGRFREDLFHRLSELSIRLPSLNERREDISDLSVHFLGKLYRTYRGEHELSDAAPILSEEAKQELIRHNYQGNIRELRSILLRALFFRTRDVISGDAIRMAIAGTAAGNLAAARRSDVRELDDRLAAAILERIEQGSDFWTEIYEPFSRNDISRETVRLVIDRTRVLAGKTLPAVARYLKAVDGEGDPGELQRRLFKFKNFLYKTVRI; encoded by the coding sequence ATGACCACCGACAACTACCTGGCCTCTCTGCGCATCAAGATCGCCACCTACGGCAAGGAAAACCTGGGCGAACTGCTCTATGCCCTGGCGGAGGGAGCGCAACTCATCTCCGGCAATGACCAGGTGCGCATCTACCTCGAAGACCTGACGCGCGGCACGCTCTCCTGCGTGCATGCCACCGGCCCGCAAGCCTCCCGGATCGGCGAAACCGACTTCCCGATCATTTCCTCCGAAGCGATCGTCTCCAGCGTTTTTGTCAGCCAGTATCCGGTCGATTTCCGGATAGCGTCCGGAACGGGCAATGCGGCGGACAACTCGTTTGCCGAACAGTTCGGTTTCTGTTCCAGTTATGTGATGCCGGTGGTCAGCCTGGGCAAATCCATCGGCATCCTGTGCATCGATCAGAATCAGCCGGCCGAGACGCTGGAACCCCGCGCCAAGTCCGATCTGGCCGAGCTGGCCGGATTGATGGCGGATCGGCTCGACCAGGCCCGCATCTATCATCAGCAGGTCAAGCTGGCTCGCCGCCTGGAGGAGTTCAAAGCGCGCGAGGCGGCCGGCATGATGGTCAAATCAGCAGTGGGGCTGATCGAAAAGGTTTCACTGGCTTCAGTGCTGGTGCCGGAACAGAAGGAAGGCATCCTGGCCATGAACGTCCTGGCCAGCTACTCGGAAGACGAGCGGCTCAAGGCCCTGTACGACCAGCAGGGCGCCATCGATCTCGGCAAGGGCAAATCACTGATCTCCCAGTACGTCAACGACCAGGGGGTGATTACCGACGAGCGCCTGCTGAAACCGCTCTTCGTGGCCGACCTGACCCAGCACAATCTGCAGAAGCGGGCGCTGACCGAATCCATGGCCCTGCGTTCGATGTATGTCGTGCCTCGTTTTGCGCCGGACAGCCGGCAGATCATCTGTCTGTTGAACTACTATTCCCATGAGCTGTACCGTTTCTCCGATTTCGAAATGGGGCTGTTGCAGACCCATGCCGAAATGGTCGAGCGGGTAATCAGCGAGGTGGGGGTCGAGCATCTCGAAATCCGCGCCCTGTCTGAGATCACCGATCTCCTGAACGAGCGGACCGAAAGCCTTCAGCCCTTTTTGAGCAAGGTGCTTTCCAAGGCCACCGAGCTGATCGGGGCCGATACCGGCAGCATCGCGCTGGTAACGGAGCGGGACGGTGTCAGATGGCTGGTGGTGGAGGATGAAAACGGTACCATCATCGGGGCCAAGAACAAGGAATGGCTCAAAAAGTACATTCCGCCGTTCCTGATAGGGGGGGAGGAACTGCGCCCCGAGGAGCGCAGTCTGACCGGCTACGTGGCCCACACCAAGCTGCCAAAGACGATTGCACGGGTAGAGCAGGAACTGCAGGCCGGGGGATTCCACCGTTCGATGAGCGAATTGCTCAAGAGCGAGATCGCGGTTCCGGTGATCTGCGATGATGAGGTCATCGCCGTAATCTGCCTCAACTCCCTGCACTACGACTACTTCAGCGAGGAGCACCGCCGCATCCTGCAGATCATCGGCAGTCTGACCGCACGTCACATCTCGGATCTGCAGCGCATCGAGGGTCTGCAGAGCGAGGTCAACCGGCTGACCACCGACGTGGCCTACAAGGATCCCCATGTCTCCTCCTACCGTCTGGGCAACATCATCGGCAACAGCCCCACCTCCCAGGCAGTGGTCGATTTTATCAATACCGTCTCGCCGCCGCTCTTCAACCGGATCACCTTCTGGAACCGCAACAGCCTGCAGGAGGCCACCATCGGCCTCCCGTCGATCCTGGTCACCGGCCCGACCGGCTCGGGCAAGGAGTTCTTCTTCAACAACCTCTACAACAAGCTCAACGGCCTGTACCGCGCCCAGCTCAACCCGAATGGCGAGTTACCGGTCAAGAAGACCAACATCGCCTCTTACTCCGGCGACCTGACCTACTCGGAACTCTTCGGCCACAAAAAGGGGGCCTTCACCGGTGCGTACAGCGATCGGCGCGGCATTCTGGAAGAAACCATCGGCGGTATCGTCTTTCTGGACGAAATCGGCGATGCCGATCCCAAGACCCAGGTTCAGCTGCTGCGCTTCCTGGACAACGGCGGCTTCGTGCGCCTGGGGGAGAACGTCGAACGGTACAGCCGCGTGCTGCTGGTGGCCGCTACCAACCGCAATCTGCCCGAGGAGATCGCTGCCGGACGCTTTCGGGAAGACCTTTTCCACCGGCTCTCCGAACTCTCGATCCGCCTGCCTTCGCTCAACGAACGGCGCGAGGATATCTCGGACCTGTCGGTACACTTCCTGGGCAAGCTCTATCGCACCTACCGCGGCGAACACGAGCTGTCCGACGCGGCCCCGATCCTCTCGGAAGAGGCGAAGCAGGAACTCATCCGCCACAACTATCAGGGCAATATCCGCGAGTTGCGCAGCATCCTGCTGCGGGCGCTGTTTTTCCGTACCCGCGACGTCATCAGCGGAGATGCCATCCGCATGGCCATCGCCGGTACGGCAGCCGGCAATCTAGCAGCCGCGCGCCGCTCCGACGTGCGGGAACTGGATGACCGGCTGGCTGCCGCGATCCTGGAACGGATAGAGCAGGGCAGCGATTTCTGGACCGAGATCTACGAGCCATTTTCACGCAATGATATTTCCCGGGAAACGGTACGGTTGGTAATAGACAGGACCCGTGTGCTGGCAGGCAAAACGCTGCCGGCCGTGGCGCGCTATCTGAAGGCCGTCGACGGCGAGGGGGATCCGGGGGAATTGCAGCGCAGGCTGTTCAAGTTCAAGAACTTCCTCTACAAGACGGTCCGGATATAA